The following nucleotide sequence is from Gemmatimonadaceae bacterium.
GCTGGTTTAGGATTATCTAACGCGCCGTCTTTGATCATGCCTGCTGCGCCGCCGAGCGATTCTTCCGCGGGCTGAAAGAGGAAGACCACGGTGCCAGGAAGTTTGTCGCGCATGCCGGCGAGGACTTCCGCCGCACCCATGAGCATCGCGACGTGGGTATCGTGTCCACAGGCGTGCATGACGCCGACTTCCTGTCCGTTGTATTGCGCGCGCACCGTCGAACGGAAGGGAAGGTCGACCTCTTCGGTGACGGGAAGCGCGTCCATGTCGGCGCGCAGCGCGACGACCGATCCCGGTTTTCCGCCTTTGAGGACGCCGACAACGCCCGTACCGCCGACGCCGGTGCGTACGTCGATGCCCAGCTTGCGCAGATGATCGGCGACGAGCGCCGCCGTGCGCGTCTCCTGGCCGGAGAGCTCGGGGTGCTGATGGATGTCACGCCGCCACGCAACGACGCGATCATTGACCGCGAGCGCGCGTCGATCGAGGTCGGCGTCGAGGGAGGCCGGGGCTTGGGCGGTGAGGGGGAGGGAGGTGAGGAGAGTGAGCGCGGCGAGGGCGAGGGAAGCCTGGGTGCGCATCCGATGAGGGGTTAGTCGTTAGGCGAGTTGTTGCCTCTCGTCCGCCAGATGGTATCGAAATTCAAGGCCGACGGCAATCCGCGCGCCAATCTTGGCCGCCGGACAAAGCGTGTTTTGTCTGCGTGCACGCTGCTGGTCTAGCGGGCCAGAAGGTCAGCGCATATTGCCCCATGTCGGGGCTCCCGCCGCCCGGAACTGGCCAGTTCGCTATAACGCGCCGAGTTGAAAAGTCGATAACACTCACCGAACCCGGACCGCGGCGCCCGGCCTTGAGCGTGTTCCATCCTCGATTCGTGACGTAAAGCAATCGGCCTGCACGCCGCCGCGCTTCATGTCGGCGACATAGAACACGCCCCAGACTGCTGTTACCGAGGGCGCCGCTGCCGGCCTCACGCTCGACGCACGAGTGCCGCGCCGAAAGGACGATGATCGGCATGCGGCTCCACGTCGTCGATGACGAGAATCAGACCGGCGCGTTGTTCCGAAGGACTGGCGATGACGCGACGACCGGGGATGATGATTTGGCCCGGGCGGGCGCCAAGAATCTCCTCGCTGCCGCGTGGCGGACCCGTCGCGTGTTTAGGAAATACTCAAGGCGCCCTAGCGACTGGACCACGAATACGCAAGTACTGGGACGAACGGTTGGTCCCACACGGGAAATAACTTTGTGGCTTCTTAGTGGCCGTGGTCCGTGGCGCTGCATTTCTTCACCCGGCAGCCTTCGGGCGTTCGCAGTCGCTCACGTCCCGTTCATTCGGCGATGTGACCGCTCTATCAACAAGCGCAGTTTAGTACGCGCTCCTGGTAATGCCGTGTCGTCCCCGACGCGAACATGTTGTGTTGTCTCGAGCAATTGTCGTCACTCGCCCACACCCCTAACTGAGGTAGCCACCGGCATGCTATCCACCCTTCACTTGCCGAGAGCATCGTGGCACATCCGACACCTCGGATTGTGCCTCGTCGTTGTGCTGCTCACCGCATTCGTCAGCTCTCCGTCGTCCGCACAGCGACGCATCACCGGCCGTGTCACCGAGACGAGCGGTCAGCCGGTGGCGAACGCCGCCGTCTCCGTCCAGAACACAACGCTCGGCGCAATCACGGCCGAGGACGGGCGCTTCACGATCACCAACGTGCCGAACGGACCACAAGTCTTCATCGCGCGACGCATCGGCTATCACCGCGCTACGCAACTGCTCCCCACCGGCGCGGACGCAATCGAGATCCATCTCGATCCTGACCTCCTCCAGCTGGAGACCGTCGTTGTCACCGGCCAGGCGACCACCGTGTCCAGTCAGAACGCGGCGAACGCGGTCACGGTGGTTGCGACCGGCGAGGTGAACCGCGTGCCGCAGCCTAACATCGAGAACGCGTTGCAAGGGAAGGTGCCGGGCGCGGTGATCACGCAAAACGGCGGTGCGCCGGGCGGCGGCGTACAACTCCAGATCCGCGGCAGCAACACGGTGAACGGCGCGTTCCAGCCGCTCTACGTCATTGATGGCGTCATCGTCAACAACGATGCCTTCTCGAACGGCTTGAACTCCATCACTTCGGCCGGCGGCGGCATCACTTCGAGTCAGGATCAGCAAGTCAACCGCATTGCCGATATCAACCCCGAAGACATCGAGAACATCGAAATCCTCAAGGGTCCCTCGGCCGGCGCGATTTACGGATCCCGCGGTGCCAATGGCGTCGTCGTTATCACAACGAAGCGCGGGCAGGCGGGCCGGCCAACGTTGAACTTCGTTCAGCGCGTCGGCACGCAACAGCTTGCGAACAGCTACAACATGCGCTGCTTCTCGTTCGCCGACGCACAGACGATCGCGCAACAAGTCTACAAAATCACGCTCACGCCGGCCGATTATGGTGGCTGCGTCGATGAGCAGAAGCTCCTCTACGACCACCACCAGCTGTCGTACGAGGACGGGCTATCGCTCCGTGGCGGCGGAGACAACACGACGTACTTCGCCTCCGCATTGGTTAAGCATGACGGAGGTCTCGCCGTCAACTCGGGCTATTCCAAGCAGTCGCTGCGGCTGAATGTCAATCAGTTGCTTGGTCCGGTGAACCTGAGCGCCAGCAGCGAGCTTCTGCATACGCTCACCGAGCGCGGCGTCTCGGGTAATGACAACGCCAACCTGGCGCCATATACGATCATGGGCGCGACCCCAACGTGGTTCGACCCGCGCCGGCGCGATCCAATAACGGGGCAGTATGTCGCGGATCCGTACATCGGCGGCAACGCCAACGTTCTCCAGGATGAGGAAGCGATCCGCACGCCGGAGGATGTTTACCGCCTCATCGGCAACGTCCAGGGCAACTGGAGCGTGTTCGCGTCTCCCAGTCAGTCACTCAACCTGAACGCGCTCGCCGGTGTCGACGGCTTCAACGATCACGCCCGTGTCTATTCTCCACCCTTCACCTACGCCGAGCAGAGCGGCAACATCAGTCCGTACCCGGGCACGATCGTCGACGGCAACTCCGATGTCGTGAACGCGAACTTGAATGCCACGCTCATTCACAAGTTCATCGCGCGTCTCGCGACACTGCAGACGTCCGCCGGCCTTCGGCAGGAGCGGTCGCAATTCGAGCAAGCCGTCGACCGTGGCCAGGGACTGCTCATCGGCATAACGAACTTTGCGACGGCTATACAGACCGGTGTGCAGGACGCCCAAAGCCTAACGAAAACATTCTCATATTTCGCGCAGGAGGAAGTGTCGACGCTAAGTGACCGACTGTTCCTTACCGCGGCAGTGAACGCCGAACGCTCGAGCACGAACGGAGACACCGCGAAGTTTTACGCCTTCCCGAAGTTCTCTGCCTCGTACAACGTGCCCTTCGCACCGACTGGCATCGACAACATCAAGTTGCGCCTCGCGAATGGCAAAGCAGGCAATCGAGTGCCTGTGAACTTCAAGTACACCTTCCTGACGCAGTTGCTCGAGAATGGCGTCGTCGGCATCCGCCCATCGACCACGCTCGGCTTGTCCTCGGTACAGCCGGAGGTCACGAACGAGACGGAAGGGGGCTTCGATATCCAATTCCTGCACGGCCGCGGGCAGGCTGAGTTCACGCTTTACGACAAGAAGACCTCGGGGCTCGTGCTCACGGCCGCGCCTGCGCCGTCGACCGGCTTCTCGACCCAGATCGTGAATGGCGGCTCACTCTCCAACAAAGGCGCCGAAGTCGGCCTGAGCCTCATTCCAGTGCAAGCGCGCCGATTCACGTGGGAGTCGCACACGACATACGCGCGGAACCGCGGCTTGGTCACCTCGCTGCCGGTGCCGGCGTTCTACACGGGTAGCGGCTTCGGTGAGCGCACCGCGCGCACAAAGGTCCAAGTTGGTTACGCGCCGGACGAAGTCGTTGCATTCAACGGCTTCAATGCAGATGGCACTCGCTTCGAGCAGTTCTACGGCTCGGAGAGCCCCGATTATACGATGGGCTTCGGCAACGATTTCAGCGCCGGACCATTTCGTTTGTCGACGCTCATCGATTGGCGGAAGGGCGGTTGGCTCGCCGATCTGAGCCAGACCTATCTCGAGCAGGGCGCCAACGGTCAGAGCGGCATTCCTGGCGGCAACCTCGCCGACACCGTGACGAACAGGATCGACCAGAGCGGTTATGCGGCGGGTCACCCGTCGTTCCTCGAGCACGGCAGCTTCGCGAAGCTGCGTGAGGTCACGTTGAGCTATTCGTTAAGCCCGCGCCTAGCGAATACGTTGTTCCGTGGCACCGCCAAGGATGTGCGGTTCGAGCTGAGCGGACGCAACCTCAAGACGTGGACGCGCTACCGCGGTCTCGATCCCGAGGTTTCGAACTTTGGTAACGCTGCACTCAGCCGGTTGTGGGATCTCGCTCCGTATCCGCCGAGTCGCCAGTTCTTCTTCTCTGCCGACGTCAACTTCTAATCGCGATGATCTCACATATGAAAAAGACAATTTCCGCGATCGCCGCCGTCCTGGCGCTCTGTGCGGGCTGCAAGGACTCGCTGAGCGCGCCGAGCCAGGATAACGTCGTGGCTGGGACGGCGCAGCCGATTCAGAATCTCGTCACTGGCATCATCGCGCAGGATCGCTCCTCGGCGATGGCATTCAGCTACCTCCTCTATCCGGAGGGCGAGGCGCGGAACTCCCTGCGCGTCGATTCGAACGAGCCGCGTTTCATCAACGAGCTTATCGCCGTGCCGATCGATCCAAGCGATTTCATCGGCGGGTCGGCGTGGGGTGGATACTACACCGAGATCCGCGCCGCGAATCAGCTAATCGTCAGTCCGTCGCTCAATACCGTATCAGCGGCTGACAAAGCGGGAACCATTGGATTCGCGCAAACGATGAAGGCGCTCGATTACATCCGTCTGATCGAGTTGCGAGACTCGCTAGGCATCCCGGTTCAGGTCTCTCCGGGAGCAACCTCCGATCCGATCAAAACGAAGGCCTCGGCGCTCGCGTACATCTCGGCGTTGCTCGATTCCGCGAACACGAGCTTCGCCAGTGCTGGCGCGACGATGCCGTTCCAGATGCCCGATGGCTTCTCGACGAACGGTGATTACACGCAGACGGCGAATCTGATCGCCTTGAATCGCGGTCTGAAGGGAATGGTCGAGGTGTATCGTGGCTTTGATCATCAGACGCCATGCTCGACCTGCTTCACGACCGCCATCGCCGCGCTCAATGCCGCGCTCGCCGGCGTACCGGCGACGGCAAGTGGTTTGGCGGGAGGGCCGTATTATCAGTTCAATCCGAACGCGCCGGAGTCGTTTGCCAATCCGATGGTGGATAACCACATCTACCTCACCGACAACTTCGTACAATCGATTCAAGCTGGCGATTTGCGGTCGTCGAAGATCGTCAAGTCGGTCAACTCGAAGGGACAGCTCACGCCGTCTTCGACGGTGAACGGACTGACCCTTACGTATCGCGATCCGATCACCGATACGAACATTTTAAGCAACTTGACTCGACTCATTCCGATCGTCCGCAATGGCGTGTTCTACCTGCTACGGGCGCAGGCCAAGGCGGAGACGGGCGACCTGGTCGGCGCAGCGGCGGATGCGAGCGTCGTCCGGACGGTCGAAGGCGGATTAGCGCCGTACGGTACCTTTGCCAGTGTGACCGCGGCGCATCAGGCGATCGAGTACGAGTACCGATACTCCTTCATTTACGAGGGACCTTATCACCTCATGGCCTTGCGCGAGTATGGCGATCTCACGAGACCATATGTGAAACAGGCGGGCATGCCGACCGTCTCGTCGGATTCGCTGCACACGTCGGATCCGCTGCAGAGCGCGCTGCCGATCCCGTCAGTCGAAGCCGCTGCGCGCGGCGGCAATGTGACGCCGGTTCCGTAGGCGACAGCTCAGTATTAGGAAGGACAAACAGCGCGGCGGCCCATCGACCGGGTCGTCGCGCTGTTCGTACGTAAGAGCACTCGAGCGACCATTTTGAGCGTCGAGCGACTTTCTCCAGCATGGTACACGTGCCGCGAGGCCGGGTCCGCGAGAGGTCCAGTTGAGTCATCCGTTCGGGCAACGCGCACGTCGGTGCCGTTACTGTCTGCTGATTATCGGCATCACGTTAGGCGCCGGTGGCTGTGCCTTCCACCGCGGCGGCACATCCATCGACAAGTCGTGGATCAGCGAGGCCGAGATTGATTCGGTCCATGCCACGTCCGCGTACGATGCCATACGGAAACTGCGGCCGCAGTTTCTCGAACCGCGGGGGCGCATGAGTGTCGACCCACACGAGCCGCCGGCGCTACCGAATGTCTACGTCGACAACCAGTACTACGGCGACATCACCGAGCTGCGCAACATCTCGGCGGCAACGATCGAAGTGATCAAGTTCTATAGCGCGTCCGAGGCCCAGTACGCCTTCGGCCGCGGCAACATGGCGGGCGCCATCAATATTCTGACGAAACACTAACGGCTTTGCCGCGCTCCGCATCCCCGCAGATCTATCGGCTATCCGTCCTCGCCGCGCTCATCGTGACCCCGCTTTGCAGCAACGTGAACTTGCTTGCGTGATCGCCGACGAGCGTGAATGTCATCCGAACCGAGGAGTCGAAGTCCGCGCCAAAGACATCGTGCCCATACGGAATGAGCGCGATCGGCGCCTGGCCCGTGGCCTGCGACATCAAGCGGTTGCCGTCGACCCAGACACGCATCGGGAGCGTTGCGCCGTTAGGCAACTGGAGCGAGTACTGTCCGGCGTAGCGGGCAAGCTCCGTGGCGCTGAGCGTGACGGGCTGGGGAGGCTGCTCGAGTGGAACTCCGAGCGCAACGCGCGCGACGGCGTTCAACAGCCGGTCCGGACGCGCTCCCTCGGCGTTAGGCAGGATCGTGATCGACAGCGAATCGTCCGGGAACCAGGCGTTGACCGTCGAGAACCCGGGAATCCCGCCGCCATGCGTGACGACGTGATGGCCGGCAAGCGTGTCCGACATGAGACCGAAACCATAATGCCGCGGGGCGGCGGCGCCGGTCGGCGACGTCATCTCGCGATATGATGCCGCACTCACGACCTTACCTGAACCAAGCGCTTGATTCCAGCGCGCGAGGTCCAGCGCCGACGAGCAGAGCGCGCCCGCGGCGAAAGGCTGGCTCATATCGATGAACGACGCATTGTGCCAGCCAGACGAGTCGCGGCCGTAGCCCTGTGCGCGATGCGGAATGATCGGCGCATTGTGGCAGTACATCGTCTCGGAGAGTCCGAGTGGCGCGAAAAGCTTCTCCTTCAGGTACTGATCGTATGGCTTGCCGGTCACCTTCTCGAGCAACATGCCGAGGACGACATAGCCGGTGTTGTCATATCGCCAACTCTTGCCCGGAGCAAACCAGAGCGAGTCGTTCGCGGTGAGCGCGACGAGCGTGTCCGGCGTCATCGGCTCGCCGATGCGCTTGAGCCAGCGCGGTCCGATGTCGGTATAGCTCGGAACGCCCGAGGTGTGATTGAGCAGCTGCCTAACGGTAACGGCCCGCCAGCGTGCGGGTAGCGCCGGCAGGTAGACGCCGATGGAATCGTCCACCTTCACCCGGCCCGCCTCGACGAGTTGCATCACCGCCGCCGACGTGAACTGCTTCGTGATCGAGCCGATGCGATAGACGGTGTGCGGCGTCGCCGGAACGCCGTTCTCGAGGTCGGCAAGACCGTACCCCTGGCTCACGAGCGTATCGCGTCCTCGAATCACGACGATCGACACGCCCGGCGCCTCGTGCCGCGCGATGAACGCGCTCGCGAGCGAGTCGACGGTGCGACGGACGGACGTTGGATCGGCGCGATGCGAGCCTTGGGGCGTCGCCTGCTGGGCACTCAGTGCTATCGGCGTGAGGCAGGCACCGAGCACTACACGGAGCTTCGGCATGTTTCGGCTGGGAGGAATGGATGTCCGCTTGCCAGGAGATCGCGGTGGGGCTTGCATCAACCGCTGAAGAACACAAACAATGCGGGGCACCGCGGAACAAAGCAATAAGGACGAATCGTCGATGGCAGCCAAAGAAGCAGTCGAAGTCCTCGAGGTCGACGGCCGCGAAGTCCGCGTGACGCACCCGGACAAGCTCTACTTCTCGCGCGCCGTTAGGCTGACGAAGCTCGAGCTCGTGCAATACTACCTTTCCGTCGCCGAGGGCGCGCTCAACGGCATACGCGACCGGCCGATCGTACTGAAGCGCTTCGTCCACGGCGCCGAGGGTGAGCCATTCTATCAGAAGCGCGCGCCGGAGAACCATCCCAATTGGCTCCGCACAGTTACGCTGTCGTTTCCCTCGGGGCGCACGGCCGAAGAAATCGTCGTCGACGACGCCGCGGGGCTCGCGTGGGTCGTCAACCTTGGTTGCATCGAGTTGCACCCGCACCCGGTGCGAACGGAGGATCTCGATAACCCCGACGAGTTGCGCATCGACCTCGATCCTGGTCCGGGGGTGGAGTGGGCGGACGTGCGGCGCGTGGCGATGGAGGCGAAAGCGCTCCTCGAGGAGCTGGGCCTTCGCGGTTGGCCGAAGACGAGCGGATCGCGTGGCATGCACGTCAACGTGCGCATCCATCCGCGCTGGAGCTTCAGCGAGGTGAGGCGCGCCGCGCTTGCTTTCTCGCGTGAGATCGAGCGACGCGCGCCGACGCTCGCGACCTCGAAATGGTGGAAGGAAGAGCGCCGCGGCGTCTTTCTCGACTACAATCAGAACGCGAAGGATCGGACGACGTGCTCGGCGTACTCCGTGCGGCCGCTGCCGGACGCGCGCGTCTCCACGCCTTTGTGCTGGGAGGAGATCCCTGATTGTGACCCCGCCGACTTCACGGTCGCGACCGTTCCGGCACGGGTTGCCTCGTTAGGCGATCCGAACGCGACGATGGACCGGGCCGCCGGTTCGCTCGAGGCGCTCCTCGAGCTCGCGGCGCGGGACGAGGCCGCGGGACTCGGCGACGCGCCATGGCCGCCGCACTTTCGCAAGACGGAGGGTGAAGCGCCGCGGGTAGCGCCCTCGCGTGCCAAAGGCGCACCGAGGAAGCCGCGCACAAAGATGCCGCTCATCACGGTCGCCAACTCGCCTAACAAGGATGCGGCGCTCGCGGGACTCGCGCGCTGGAAGGCGCGCCATCCGACGGCGGCGGCACTCCTTGCCGTCGACGACGTGCTCGTCGACTCGATGCGCGGCCGCTCGTCGACCTGGACGCGTATTCGCGTCAATCTGCGGCACGTCCCCGAAGAGATCAGGCCACCGCAAGAGACGCCCGATCCCGATGACGATCCCACTCGCGCGTGGCGCGAGCAGTGGAAACGAGGCCGGATGTAAAGAGTGCGTGTAAAAAGCTCTTATTGGAGCTACATTAGCCGCCCCCCGTTGACGCGACCCACTGCGTGCCCATTCACCGGAGACGAGTCATGCGTCCGATTCGCGCCGTCGCGCTGGCCATCCTTGCCGCGACATTGCCAGGCCTTACGACGGCATCGGCACAACAACTGGCCGGGAAATCCGATACGACGAAAAAGACAGCGCCCAACAGCGAGCTTCCCATCCTTCCGGCGCGTCAGGCGTCGTTCGCGACCGACGAGGGCACCTGGATGTCCCTCGATGTGTCGCCGGATGGCAGGAACGTCGTGTTCGATCTCGTCGGCGATCTGTACAGCGTGCCCATCGCCGGCGGCAAGGCGACGCGCCTAACGAGCGGAATGGGCTTCGATGGCCAGCCTCGCTATTCGCCCGACGGCAAGTCGATCGTCTTCGTCTCCGATCGCAGCGGGTACGAGAATCTCTGGCTCGTCGATGCCGACGGACGCAATCCTCGCGCGATCACGAAGGACAAAGATGCGCAGTACATCTCGCCGGCATGGACACCGGATGGCCAATACCTCGTGGTGTCGCGGACGAAAGCCGGCATCCTCGGCAGCCGGTACGATCTCGTTCTGATGAACAAGGATGGTGGCACCGGTGTGCAGCTCACGGGGCCGGGCAGCGGTGCCGCGCCGAGTGGGCCGCCGGATCCACTCCTGCCGCCGCCGTACAACAACTACCTCGGCGCCGTCGTCTCGCCTGACAACCGCTACATCTATTCGGCGATCAAACGCGGCGGCTTCAAATACGATCAGATGCTCGAGGACCGCTGGCAGATCGGCGTCTACGATCGGACCACGGGAAAGACATATCTGCGCACGACGAGCCTCGGTGGGGGCATGCGGCCATCGGTGAGCCCAGATGGTAAATGGCTTGCGTTCGGCTCGCGAGTCGATCACCAGACCGCACTCCGGTTGCGCAGTCTCTCATCCGGCGACGAGCTCTGGCTCGCGCGTGACATCCAGCGCGACGACTCGGAGTCGCGTTACACACGCGATCTGCTCCCGGGTTACGCCTGGACGCCGGATTCGAGGAGCGTCGTCATCACGTACGGGGGCAAGCTGTGGCGCGTCAGCGTGGCGGACGGCAAGGCGAGCCCAATTCCGTTCAGCGCCGACGTCCAGATCGACATGGGACCGCTCGTCAAATCACAGTACGCCGTCGACGATTCCGTGCTCACCATCAAGCAGATTCGCAACGCGCGGCCGTCGCCGGATGGTCGGCGTCTCGTCTTCACGGCACTCGACAAGCTCTGGATGATGGACCTGCCTAACGGCAGGCCGCGCCGCATGACCACGTCGACGGCGGGCGAGCACTCGCCGGCCTGGTCGCCCGACGGCCGCTGGGTCGCGTACGTCACCTGGACGGAACAGGGTGGCGACGTCTGGCGCCTCTCGCCGGCCACGCCGAACGCGCGCCCCGAGCGTCTGTCGCGTCAGACGGCATTTTACGAGAATCTCAACTACGATCCAACCGGCCGTCGAATCGTCGTCGTCCGCGGACCGCGCGAGGAGCGCATCGCGAAGACGGACGAGTTCACCGGACCGGGACCACAGGTGAAGGAGCTCGTCTGGCTGCCGGCGGCGGGCGGTGAAATCACGCAAATCGCGCCGCTGAACTATTTCTACGGTCGGCCACATTTCACGCGCGATACGACGCGCGTGTTCATCTACGATCCCACCGAAGGCGTCGTCTCGATGCGCTGGGACGGCACGGATCGCAAAGCGCACGTCAAGATCACGGGCTATACGGATCCGCTCGGCGGTCCGGAGGCGCGGCCCGGACCGGCGAACGAGGTCGTGCTCAGCCCTGATGGCGAGCAGGCGTTCGCGGACATCGACAATAAGCTGTATCTGGTCGCCGTTCCGGTCACCGGCGGTGCAACGCCGACGATCAGCATCTCGAATCCTTCGGCGGCGAGCGTCCCCGTGCGGCGGTTGTCGCGCGTCGGCGGCGATTTCCTCGGCTGGACGCAGGACGGCAGGTCGCTCTACTGGTCGTTAGGCCATTCCTATTTTGCGTACGACGTCGCGACGGCATCGCGAGCGATCCTGGACTCGACGCGGCGCGCCGATAGCCTGGAGCGCGCCGGCGCGAAACCGGACACGTCGGCGGCAACGAAGAAACCGGCATACTCGCCCTCTCGTCTCGACGTGACGATCACGACGACGAAGGACCGGCCGACCGGCTCGATCGTGCTACGCAATGCGCGCATCGTGACGATGAAGGGCAACGAGGTCATCGAGCACGGCGACATCGTCGTGACCAACAATCGCATCAGCGCGGTCGGGCCGGCAGGAAGCCTAACGATACCAGCGGGTGCTCGCGCGATCGATGTCACCGGAACGACCATCATTCCGGGTTGGGTCGATATACACGCTCATATGTGGCCAACGTGGGGAATCCATAAGACGCAAGTGTATGAATATCTCGTCAACCTCGCGTACGGCGTGACGACGACGCGCGATCCGCAGACGTCGACGACGGACGTGCTCTCGTACGGCGATCTCGTCGAGACGGGAGACATGGTCGGTCCGCGCATCTTCACCACAGGACCGGGCGTCTTCTGGTCGGACGAGATCGCGAGCGCCGACGACGCGCGCGAAGTACTCACGCGCTACTCGGATTTCTATCAGACGCATACGCTCAAGCAATACATGTCCGGCCAGCGCATGATCCGTCAGTGGATCCTCATCGCCGCAAAGGAGCAGCACATCACGCCGACGCTCGAGGGGGGGCTCGACTTCAAGAAGAACCTCACCGAGGCAATCGACGGCTACGCGGGAAGCGAGCACGCCTATCCGATCACGCCGCTCTTCAAGGATATCGTCAACGTCGTTGCGCAGAGTGGCATCACGTACACGCCGACGCTGATCGTTCAATATGGTGGGCCATTCGCCGAGGACTACTGGTTCGAGCATTACGACATTCATTCCGACGCGAAGCTACAGCGCTTCACGCCCCACGCGGAGCTCGACCGCCGCGGTTTACGACGTCCCGCCTGGTTCGCCGACAGCGAGTACAGCTTCAATCAGATTGCGGCGCAGGCGGCGAAGATCGTCGCGGCCGGCGGCCGCGTCGGGCTCGGTGGTCACGGCGAGATGCAGGGTCTCGGCGTGCACTGGGAACTGTGGAGCATCGCCAGCGGTGGGATGCCGAACCACGACGTCCTTCGCGTCGGCACGATCTTCGGCGCCGAGGCAATCGGCGTCGGCAAGGATCTGGGATCGATCGAGGCCGGGAAGCTCGCAGACTTACAGGTGCTCGATAAGAATCCGCTCGACAACATCCGGAATACGACATCGATCCGGTACGTGATGAAGAACGGGCGATTGTACGACGGGAACACCCTCGCCGAAGTCGCGCCGCGCACGAAGAATCTCGATCGGATGTGGTGGGTGATTACGCACGAATAGTCGGCAGAGGGTTTTGGGAGAGGGTTTTGGGCAGAGGGTTGAGGGCAGAAAGCAGAAGGTTTTTGCACTCTACCCTCTACCCTCCGCGAATATCGCCTTCAATTCCTGGGGCGGCACGACTTCCAGCT
It contains:
- a CDS encoding amidohydrolase family protein, yielding MRPIRAVALAILAATLPGLTTASAQQLAGKSDTTKKTAPNSELPILPARQASFATDEGTWMSLDVSPDGRNVVFDLVGDLYSVPIAGGKATRLTSGMGFDGQPRYSPDGKSIVFVSDRSGYENLWLVDADGRNPRAITKDKDAQYISPAWTPDGQYLVVSRTKAGILGSRYDLVLMNKDGGTGVQLTGPGSGAAPSGPPDPLLPPPYNNYLGAVVSPDNRYIYSAIKRGGFKYDQMLEDRWQIGVYDRTTGKTYLRTTSLGGGMRPSVSPDGKWLAFGSRVDHQTALRLRSLSSGDELWLARDIQRDDSESRYTRDLLPGYAWTPDSRSVVITYGGKLWRVSVADGKASPIPFSADVQIDMGPLVKSQYAVDDSVLTIKQIRNARPSPDGRRLVFTALDKLWMMDLPNGRPRRMTTSTAGEHSPAWSPDGRWVAYVTWTEQGGDVWRLSPATPNARPERLSRQTAFYENLNYDPTGRRIVVVRGPREERIAKTDEFTGPGPQVKELVWLPAAGGEITQIAPLNYFYGRPHFTRDTTRVFIYDPTEGVVSMRWDGTDRKAHVKITGYTDPLGGPEARPGPANEVVLSPDGEQAFADIDNKLYLVAVPVTGGATPTISISNPSAASVPVRRLSRVGGDFLGWTQDGRSLYWSLGHSYFAYDVATASRAILDSTRRADSLERAGAKPDTSAATKKPAYSPSRLDVTITTTKDRPTGSIVLRNARIVTMKGNEVIEHGDIVVTNNRISAVGPAGSLTIPAGARAIDVTGTTIIPGWVDIHAHMWPTWGIHKTQVYEYLVNLAYGVTTTRDPQTSTTDVLSYGDLVETGDMVGPRIFTTGPGVFWSDEIASADDAREVLTRYSDFYQTHTLKQYMSGQRMIRQWILIAAKEQHITPTLEGGLDFKKNLTEAIDGYAGSEHAYPITPLFKDIVNVVAQSGITYTPTLIVQYGGPFAEDYWFEHYDIHSDAKLQRFTPHAELDRRGLRRPAWFADSEYSFNQIAAQAAKIVAAGGRVGLGGHGEMQGLGVHWELWSIASGGMPNHDVLRVGTIFGAEAIGVGKDLGSIEAGKLADLQVLDKNPLDNIRNTTSIRYVMKNGRLYDGNTLAEVAPRTKNLDRMWWVITHE